The following is a genomic window from Amycolatopsis australiensis.
GGCTGTCCGAGCACACCGTCGACGGCCGGTTCGTCGGGTTCGACGTCGACGTCGCGACTTTCGTCGCATCGGAGCTGGGCGTCGCCGCGAAGGACATCACCTGGCGCGAGACGACGTCGGCGACCCGCGAGACCGACCTCACTTCCGGCGCGGTCGACCTGGTCGTCGCGACCTATTCGATCACCGACAAGCGCAAGCAGGTCGTGTCGTTCGCCGGGCCGTACTTCACCACCGGGCAGGACCTGCTGGTGCGGCGCACGTCCCCGGACATCACCGGCCCCGAGGCGCTCAACGGGCGGCGGCTGTGCTCGGTCGCCGGGTCGACGCCCGCGCAGCAGGTGAAGGACAAGTTCGCCCAGGCCGTCCAGCTGGTCGAGTACCCGCGGTACCCGGACTGCGTGACCGCGCTGCTCGCCGGCCAGATCGACGCGGTGACGACCGACGGGGTGATCCTCGCCGGCTACGTGGCGCGCGACCCGGAGCTGCTGCAGGTCGTCGGGAAGCCGTTTTCGAAGGAGAATTACGGTGTGGGGCTGCGCAAAGGTGACACGCAGGGCGTGCACGCGGTCGACGACGCCATCCGCAAGATGATCTCCTCCGGGGAATGGCTGCGCTCGCTCAACGCGAACATCGGGCCGTCCGGATACCAGCTGCCGCCGCCGCCCGAGGTCACCGAGAAGTGAAGCTACCCGACCTGCCCGTCCGCGCTGTCTTGCCGGACGTCCTCACCGCGCTGGACACGCACGGCACCGCGGTGCTCGTCGCGCCGCCGGGGACCGGGAAGACGACGCTGGTTCCGCTCGCACTGGCTGATTCCGGCGGCCGGGTCGTCGTCGCCGAGCCCCGGCGGCTGGCAGCGCGGGCCGCGGCGGCGCGGATGGCCGCGTTGCTGGGTGAGCCGGTCGGCGAGACGGTCGGGTACGCCGTGCGCGGCGACCGGAAGGTGTCGGCGCGGACCCGGATCGAGGTCGTGACGTCCGGGCTGCTGGTGCGGCGCGTGCAGGGCGACCCCGAGCTGCCCGGGGTGTCGACCGTGCTGCTCGACGAGTGCCACGAGCGGCACCTGGACGCGGACCTGCTGCTGGCGCTGCTGCTGGACGTCCGGGCGGGGCTGCGCGAGGACCTCCGGCTGCTGGCGACGTCGGCGACGGTGGCCGCGGGCCGTCTTTCCACACTTCTGGGTGATGCTCCGGTGATCACGGCGACGGCGCCGAGCTATCCGGTGACGTTCTCGTACGTGCCGCCTGCGCGCGGCGAGCGGATCGAGGCGTGCGTGGCCAGGGCGGTGCGCACCGCCCTGGCGTCCGGGGAGGGCGACGTCCTGGCGTTCCTGCCGGGCGCGGGCGAGATCGCGCGGACGGCGAAGCTGCTGCCGTCGTCCGATGTGGACGTCCTGCCGCTGCACGGGCGGCTTTCGGCGGCGCACCAGGACGAGGCGCTGCGGCCGCGTGCGCGCCGGCGGGTCGTGCTGGCGACGGCGGTGGCGGAATCGAGCCTGACCGTCCCGGGCGTGCGGGCGGTGGTGGACTCCGGGCTGGCGCGCGTGCCGCGGGTCGACCACCGGCGCGGCCTGCCGGGCCTGGCGACGGTCCGTGTGTCGGCGGCGGTGGCGACGCAGCGGGCGGGCCGCGCGGGCCGCGAGGCGCCGGGCCGGGCGTACCGCTGCTGGGCGGAGAACGAGCAGGCGCTGCTCCCGGCGTACCCGGAGCCGGAGATCCGCACGGCCGAGCTGGCGCGGCTGGCGCTGGAACTGGCGTGCTGGTCGACCCCGGACGGCAGCGGGCTGGCGTGGTGGGACCCGCCGGGCGAGGGAGCGCTGGCGGCGGGCCGGGCACTGCTGGCGACACTGGGCGCAACGGATGCCGCGGGAACGGTGACGCCGCGCGGCCGGAAGATGGCGGAGCTGGGACTGCACCCGAGGCTGGCCCGGGCACTACTGGACGGCGCGGCGGAGGTGGGCGCGAGGAACGCGGCGGAGGTGGTGGCCCTGCTGGACGCGGGGGCAACGCTGACGGACGTGGAAGCCGAGCTGAGACGCCTCCGCACAGCGGCCGACGAGGGTTCGCGACGCTGGAAACGCGAGGCGCGGCGGCTGGAGGGCCTGGTGCCGGACCGCGAAAGCGACCGAGCGACGGAGAGCTGGGCGCCGGACCGCGGAACCTCCCGCCGGCTTGAAGGCTCCACGCCAGGCCGCGAGACCATCCGGCCGACGGAGCACGCGGCGCCGAGCCGCCGCGGCGGCGACCGGCCGCCCGCCGACCGCGCCGGCGCCGAACCCGGCCGTAGTGGGCGGACCGGCTCCGGAAAGCCGGATCCCGCGCTGGTCGTCGCCCTCGCGCATCCCGAGCGGCTTGCCCGGCGGCGGCCCGGGACCGCTGCCGTCTACCTCATGGCCGGCGGGACCGCCGCCGAACTCCCGCCCGGCAGTGGTCTCGACTCCGAATGGCTGGCCGTCGCCGAGGCCACGCGGGATCCCGGGCGCGTCCACGGCACCATCCGGCTCGCCGCGGCCGCCGACGAAGCACTCGCCCGCCGCGTCACTCCGGTGTCCGAAGTGGACGAAGTCACCTGGGACGGGGACGTTGTCGCCCGGCGCGTGCGGAAGCTCGGCGCCATCGTCCTGTCCGAGAAGCCCCTCCAGGACGCGGACGTCCGCGACGCCCTCGTCACCGGCCTGCGCGAGAACGGCCTCGGCCTCCTGAAGTGGTCCGCCGACGCCACCCGGCTCCGCGAACGGATGGCCTTCCTCCACCGCGTTCTCGGCGCGCCGTGGCCGGCCGTCGACGACGCCACCTTGCTGTCCGATGTGGACAGCTGGCTGGATCTGTCCCGCGCCCGGCGGAAAGCCGACCTCGGCACCATCGACGCCGGCGCCGCGCTGAAGGCCCTGCTCCCGTGGCCGGAAGCCGCGAAACTCGACGAACTGGCCCCGGACCGGCTCGAAGTCCCCTCCGGGTCGCACATCCGCGTCGACTACCGCGGCGACCAGCCCGTCCTCGCCGTCAAGCTGCAGGAAACCTTCGGCTGGACCGAAACGCCCAAGCTCGCCGGCGGGCGCGTCCCGGTCCTGCTGCACCTGCTCTCCCCCGCCGGCCGCCCGGCGGCGATCACCGCGGACCTCGCGGGCTTCTGGACCACCGGCTATCCGGCCGTGCGCGCGGACCTGCGCGGCCGCTACCCGAAGCACCCGTGGCCCGAGGACCCGGCCACCGCCGTCCCGACCCGGCACACCCGCCGCCGCGGCTGACCCCCGCCGAAAGTCGGGGGCGGGCCGCGACCGTCGTCCGATGCCCGCGCACCGCCGCGGACCGCAGACTTCCGGAGAACGAACCGGGAGGCATCGTGATCACCCTCAGAGGACTGACCAAACGCTACGGGGAAAAGACCGTCGTCGACGCGCTCACCTGCGACGTCGCCCCGGGCCAGGTGACCGGCTTCCTCGGCCCGAACGGCGCCGGGAAGTCGACGACCATGCGGATGACCGTCGGGCTCGACCACCCGCAGGCCGGCGAAGCGCTGGTCGGCGGGAAGCGCTACGCCGGGTTGCGGCACCCGCTGCGCGAGGTCGGCGCGCTGCTCGACGCCAAGGCGCTGCACCCGGGCCGCAGCGCCGGGAAGCACCTCAGGGCGATGGCGCGCAGCAACGGGATCCCGGTGAGCCGGGTCGAAGAGGTTCTCGCGACGGTCGGGCTTTCGGACGTCGCCGGCAAACGGGCCGGGCAGTTCTCGCTCGGCATGGGCCAGCGGCTCGGCATCGCGGGCGCGCTGCTCGGCGACCCCGGCATCCTGATGTTCGACGAGCCGGTCAACGGCCTCGACCCGGACGGCGTCCGCTGGGTCCGGCAGCTGATGCGCTCGCTCGCGGCCGAGGGCCGGACGGTGTTCGTCTCCAGCCACCTGATGAGCGAGATGCAGCTGACGGCCGACCACCTCGTCGTCATCGGCAAAGGCAGGCTGCTGGCCGACGCGCCGGTCGCGGAGTTCATCGCGGGCCACTCCCGCACGACGGTCTCGGTCCGCGTCCCGGCGGACGCCGAGCGCGCCGCGCTGGATCGGCGGCTGCGCGCGGAAGGCGGCGTGACGCACGCGGGCGAGCCGGGCGAGCTGGTGGTGGAAAACCTGGCCGTCCCTCGCGTCGGCGACCTCGTGCACGAGCTCGGCATCCGGGTGCACGGGCTCACCGAGCGGACGGCGTCGCTGGAGCAGGCGTACATGGAACTGACCGCTTCTTCGGTGGAATACGGGGTGTCGGCATGACGGACGTACGCAGCGGCGGCCTGCCCGGCGCGGTGGCCGCGGAGTGGACGAAGTTCTGGTCGGTCTGGGCGACGTGGTGGTGCCTGGCGGGCGCGACGGCGCTGATGCTGGGCTACAGCACGCTGTCGGCGATCGCCCAGCGCTACGACGGCGACCAGCCGATGGCCGCGCCCACGATCGCCATCGGCGGTGGCTTCTACCTGGCGCAGTTCGCGGTGATCGCGGTGGCGACACTGTTCGTGACGAGCGAGTACACCGGCGGCGGCATCCGTTCGACGCTGCTGTGGACACCGGTGCGCCCGCACGTCGCCGTCGCGAAGGCCGTGGTGCTGCTGCCGGTGCTGTTCGCGTCGGGAGTCGTTCTGTCTTCCGCCGCAACGGTGCTGGCGGGCGCGGTGAAGGACGGCCACGGCCTGCCGTCGAGTTTTTCCGCGGCCGTCACGGCGGCGGTGGGCACGGGCGGGTATTTTGCGCTGCTGGGCGTGTTGTGCACGGGTCTGGGCTGGACGCTGCGGAGCGCGGCGGGCACGCTGGTGTCGGTGATCGTGCTGCTGGTGCCGGTGCCGCTGATCGTGGGCTCGCTGGGACTGCCGGAGCTGGTGCCGTACTTCCCGGGCATCGCGGGCGTGAACGCGATGGTGGAGTCCGGGCAGCCCAATCCGGTGACGCAGGCGGTGGCGCCGTACGCGCCGTGGGCGGCCCTGCTGATCTGCGCGGTGTGGGCGGCAGCGGCGCTGCTGGCGGGCGGAACGGTGTTGCGCCGCCGCGACGCCTGACCCGGTCCGCGGGCCGCAGCGCCTTGGGTCCGAACCGGGCCCCGTGGTCGACCACGGCTTCCAGCCGCTGCGTGCTGGGCGAAGCGCACATCGAGCAGGCCGCAGTCGCAAGCCGCCAAGCCCATCCGGCCCGCGAGCGAGCCTCGCGGCCCGGCCGCAGCCGCGATCACGGGCCACCAAGCACCCGACTCCCGCGAGCGGGCAACACCCGCGCCCACACCGAGACCCGAAGGCCACCAAGGCGCCTTTGACGCGGTCCGCCGGTTCGGGTGGCAGGGGGTTGGCGGTGGCCGGGGCGAAGCGGGAGGCCGGGTCGCCGACGGTCGGGAAAGCCGCGGTCAGCGCCCCACCCGGCCTCGCGAGCGGGCCGCTAACCCACGCCGATGCCCGCGAGGATCTCCCGTGCACTGGCCACCAGCGACTCCCGTGGAGGCATCCGGGACGCCCCGGCCAGCGCGCCGAAGATCGTGCCTTCCATCCAATCGACCAGCAGCGTCGCGTGCCGCACCGGATCCGCCGAGCCCGCCGCCGCCAGGACCTCCGCCGCGCGGCTGCGGATCGCCGCTCCGCCCTCGTCGTACGCTGGCCGCAGCTCCGGGCGGCGGGTGGCCTCCAGCGCGAACTCGTACCGTGCCAGCATCCGCGTGCGGCCCGGGCCCAGCGCCTCGGCCACGTATCCCGCGACGAACTCCGCCAAGCCGCCCGGCGGTGGCGCGATCGCCACCCCGTCCAGTGCGGTGATCCGGTTGATCGTCAGCTCCAGCAGCGCCGCCCGGGTGCGCGCGTAGTAAGACGTCGAGCCCACCGGCAGGCCCGCCGCACGGTCGACCGCCCGGTGCGTCAGCCCGCGCATGCCCTCCGCCGCGATCACCGCGATCGCCGCGTCGCCGATCCGGTCGATCCGTTCCACACGGGCACTCTACAGGTGTAGAGTCCGCTGCGGATGTAGCGGAGGAGTCATGCACGCAGTGGTGGCCGGCGGCGGCATCGGCGGCCTGAGCGCGGCCGCGGGACTGCACCGGATCGGCTGGGACGTCACCGTCCTCGAACGGGCACCCGAGTTCGGCGACGTCGGCGCCGGGATCTCCCTCTGGCCGAACGCCCTGCGCTGCCTCGACGAACTCGGCGTCGACCTCGGCGGCCACCTCGCCGCCCAGCACGACGGCGGGTTCCGGGACCGGCGCGGGCGGCGGGTCACCCGCTTCGACGCCGCCGCCTTCGAACGCCTGCACGGCCGCCCGCTCGGCACCATCCACCGGAAGGACCTCATCGCCGCGCTGATGGACGCCGTCCCGGCCGCGAGCCTCCGGACCGGCGCCGAAGTCACCGAAGTCCGCGAAGACGGCCTCGTCCGCTTCACCGGCGGAGAGCTGCACGCCGACGTCGTCGTCGCCGCCGACGGCATCCGCAGCCCGATCCGCCGCGCCCTCTTCCCGCGGCACCCGGAACCCGTCTACACCGGCAGCACGGCGTTCCGCGGCATCACGAAGTACCCCGGAACCCGGCTGAGCACGAGCTTCGACCGCGGCACGGAGGTCGGCGTCATCCCGCTCAGCGGCGACGACGTCTACTGGTTCGTCTCCTACCTCACGCCGCCCGGCATCCGCCCCGGAGACCCGAAGCGGTATCTGCGCGAGAACTTCGGCGGCTGGCACGACCCCATCCCGGCCCTGATCGACGCCACCCCGCCGGAAGCCGTGGTCCAGCACGACCTCTACTACCTGGCCACGCCGCTCGAGACGTACGTCCGCGGCCGCGTCGCGCTGCTCGGGGACGCCGCCCACGCCATGCCGCCGTTCCTCGGCCAGGGCGGCTGCCAAGCCATCGAGGACGCGGTCGTCCTGGCCCACGAACTGTCCGAAAAGGACACGCTGAGCGCGCTTCGCAGCTACGACGCGAACCGGCGTCCGCGCAGCCAGAAGGTCGTCCGCGAGTCCGTCCGGATGGGCAAGCTCGCCGCGCAGCTGGCCAACCCGGTGGCGATAGCGCTGCGCACCGCGCTGCTGAAGGCGCTCCCGGCGAAGGTGACCGTCCAGGTGGGCCGGGGCATCACGGGGTGGCGGCCGCCGCGTCTGGCCCGGCCAGCCCCGCCTCGTACGCCGTGATCGCCGCCTGCACCCGGTTCTTCGCGCCGAGCCGGGTCAGGATCGTGCTCACGTGCGCCTTCACCGTGCCCTCGACGACGAACATCTTCGCCGCGATGTCCGCATTGGACAGTCCGGCGCCCAGCAGGGACAGCACTTCCCGCTCACGCGGAGTCAGCAGCGCCACCTTCGCA
Proteins encoded in this region:
- a CDS encoding glutamate ABC transporter substrate-binding protein, producing MRWRTLLGSALLLVTASGCGPSHVSPTDSLVTRASATDHLTIGIRFDAPGLSEHTVDGRFVGFDVDVATFVASELGVAAKDITWRETTSATRETDLTSGAVDLVVATYSITDKRKQVVSFAGPYFTTGQDLLVRRTSPDITGPEALNGRRLCSVAGSTPAQQVKDKFAQAVQLVEYPRYPDCVTALLAGQIDAVTTDGVILAGYVARDPELLQVVGKPFSKENYGVGLRKGDTQGVHAVDDAIRKMISSGEWLRSLNANIGPSGYQLPPPPEVTEK
- a CDS encoding ATP-dependent RNA helicase; translated protein: MKLPDLPVRAVLPDVLTALDTHGTAVLVAPPGTGKTTLVPLALADSGGRVVVAEPRRLAARAAAARMAALLGEPVGETVGYAVRGDRKVSARTRIEVVTSGLLVRRVQGDPELPGVSTVLLDECHERHLDADLLLALLLDVRAGLREDLRLLATSATVAAGRLSTLLGDAPVITATAPSYPVTFSYVPPARGERIEACVARAVRTALASGEGDVLAFLPGAGEIARTAKLLPSSDVDVLPLHGRLSAAHQDEALRPRARRRVVLATAVAESSLTVPGVRAVVDSGLARVPRVDHRRGLPGLATVRVSAAVATQRAGRAGREAPGRAYRCWAENEQALLPAYPEPEIRTAELARLALELACWSTPDGSGLAWWDPPGEGALAAGRALLATLGATDAAGTVTPRGRKMAELGLHPRLARALLDGAAEVGARNAAEVVALLDAGATLTDVEAELRRLRTAADEGSRRWKREARRLEGLVPDRESDRATESWAPDRGTSRRLEGSTPGRETIRPTEHAAPSRRGGDRPPADRAGAEPGRSGRTGSGKPDPALVVALAHPERLARRRPGTAAVYLMAGGTAAELPPGSGLDSEWLAVAEATRDPGRVHGTIRLAAAADEALARRVTPVSEVDEVTWDGDVVARRVRKLGAIVLSEKPLQDADVRDALVTGLRENGLGLLKWSADATRLRERMAFLHRVLGAPWPAVDDATLLSDVDSWLDLSRARRKADLGTIDAGAALKALLPWPEAAKLDELAPDRLEVPSGSHIRVDYRGDQPVLAVKLQETFGWTETPKLAGGRVPVLLHLLSPAGRPAAITADLAGFWTTGYPAVRADLRGRYPKHPWPEDPATAVPTRHTRRRG
- a CDS encoding ATP-binding cassette domain-containing protein codes for the protein MITLRGLTKRYGEKTVVDALTCDVAPGQVTGFLGPNGAGKSTTMRMTVGLDHPQAGEALVGGKRYAGLRHPLREVGALLDAKALHPGRSAGKHLRAMARSNGIPVSRVEEVLATVGLSDVAGKRAGQFSLGMGQRLGIAGALLGDPGILMFDEPVNGLDPDGVRWVRQLMRSLAAEGRTVFVSSHLMSEMQLTADHLVVIGKGRLLADAPVAEFIAGHSRTTVSVRVPADAERAALDRRLRAEGGVTHAGEPGELVVENLAVPRVGDLVHELGIRVHGLTERTASLEQAYMELTASSVEYGVSA
- a CDS encoding ABC transporter permease; this encodes MTDVRSGGLPGAVAAEWTKFWSVWATWWCLAGATALMLGYSTLSAIAQRYDGDQPMAAPTIAIGGGFYLAQFAVIAVATLFVTSEYTGGGIRSTLLWTPVRPHVAVAKAVVLLPVLFASGVVLSSAATVLAGAVKDGHGLPSSFSAAVTAAVGTGGYFALLGVLCTGLGWTLRSAAGTLVSVIVLLVPVPLIVGSLGLPELVPYFPGIAGVNAMVESGQPNPVTQAVAPYAPWAALLICAVWAAAALLAGGTVLRRRDA
- a CDS encoding TetR/AcrR family transcriptional regulator yields the protein MERIDRIGDAAIAVIAAEGMRGLTHRAVDRAAGLPVGSTSYYARTRAALLELTINRITALDGVAIAPPPGGLAEFVAGYVAEALGPGRTRMLARYEFALEATRRPELRPAYDEGGAAIRSRAAEVLAAAGSADPVRHATLLVDWMEGTIFGALAGASRMPPRESLVASAREILAGIGVG
- a CDS encoding FAD-dependent monooxygenase, with the protein product MHAVVAGGGIGGLSAAAGLHRIGWDVTVLERAPEFGDVGAGISLWPNALRCLDELGVDLGGHLAAQHDGGFRDRRGRRVTRFDAAAFERLHGRPLGTIHRKDLIAALMDAVPAASLRTGAEVTEVREDGLVRFTGGELHADVVVAADGIRSPIRRALFPRHPEPVYTGSTAFRGITKYPGTRLSTSFDRGTEVGVIPLSGDDVYWFVSYLTPPGIRPGDPKRYLRENFGGWHDPIPALIDATPPEAVVQHDLYYLATPLETYVRGRVALLGDAAHAMPPFLGQGGCQAIEDAVVLAHELSEKDTLSALRSYDANRRPRSQKVVRESVRMGKLAAQLANPVAIALRTALLKALPAKVTVQVGRGITGWRPPRLARPAPPRTP